A portion of the Desulfurobacterium indicum genome contains these proteins:
- the argC gene encoding N-acetyl-gamma-glutamyl-phosphate reductase, translating to MQGISGQSVNISIIGASGYTGAELLRLLSFHPFANIVAVTSRQFEGKAVKEVFPHLSKMKFENLMFENYKKEKIAEKSDVIFLCLPHKTAYPIVKELYETKKELKIIDFSADFRFKNPEIYEKTYRVSHTAKKLFEKVAYGLPEINRDKIKEKNIIANPGCYPTSVILGLYPAKSAGLIDTSFPVIADSKSGVTGAGRKSTIDFTFCEVNESFRAYAVEGHRHAPEIAEKLELKSVRFTPHLVPMNRGILSTIYFATKSSREELIEVYKEYYKNEYFIRLKENPPKTSDVAGTNFCDIYVTKDENTGLGIVVSVIDNIGKGASGQAIQNMNIICGFPENSGLNFPGNWI from the coding sequence GTGCAAGGTATCAGTGGTCAAAGCGTTAATATATCTATCATCGGTGCTTCAGGATATACAGGGGCGGAACTTCTCCGCCTCCTTTCTTTTCATCCGTTTGCAAACATTGTAGCGGTAACATCTCGTCAGTTCGAAGGAAAGGCCGTAAAAGAAGTTTTCCCTCACCTTTCAAAAATGAAATTTGAAAATTTAATGTTTGAAAATTACAAAAAAGAAAAAATAGCTGAAAAATCTGATGTTATTTTTTTATGTCTCCCTCACAAAACAGCATACCCGATAGTTAAAGAGCTATATGAAACTAAAAAAGAGCTTAAAATCATAGACTTCAGCGCCGATTTCAGATTTAAAAACCCGGAAATTTATGAGAAAACATACAGGGTAAGCCACACGGCGAAAAAACTCTTTGAAAAAGTTGCGTACGGACTTCCCGAAATCAATAGAGACAAAATAAAAGAAAAAAATATTATCGCAAATCCGGGGTGTTACCCGACAAGTGTAATACTTGGACTTTACCCGGCAAAAAGTGCTGGACTGATAGATACGTCTTTCCCCGTAATTGCTGACAGCAAATCGGGCGTAACTGGAGCAGGAAGAAAATCTACGATAGATTTTACGTTTTGCGAAGTAAATGAATCGTTTAGAGCTTACGCAGTAGAAGGACATCGACACGCACCGGAAATAGCGGAAAAGCTTGAATTAAAAAGTGTCAGATTTACTCCGCATCTGGTTCCGATGAACAGAGGCATACTTTCAACCATATATTTCGCAACAAAAAGTTCCAGAGAAGAATTGATAGAAGTCTATAAAGAATACTACAAAAACGAATACTTCATAAGACTAAAAGAAAATCCGCCTAAAACTTCAGATGTTGCCGGCACAAATTTTTGTGATATTTATGTAACAAAAGACGAAAACACAGGCCTCGGTATTGTTGTTTCAGTAATAGACAATATTGGAAAAGGAGCATCAGGGCAGGCAATTCAAAATATGAACATAATCTGCGGTTTTCCGGAAAACTCAGGACTTAACTTTCCAGGAAACTGGATATAA
- the prmC gene encoding peptide chain release factor N(5)-glutamine methyltransferase, producing MKLVRRAAEILSERGIPSPRLDAELLMCRLLGWDSRVKIYTDYDRPLSEDEVDAYRQLIKRRVKGEPVAYITGEKEFFGFKFKVNPAVLIPRPETEFLVEKSVELLKVMDREKLRIVDVGTGSGCVIISIAKLLKKNAKFFGTDISKNALAVAAENADIHGCNITFLETDLLEGIEGPFSAVVSNPPYIAYSDNRIEENVKKFEPSTALYGGERGTEIIERLAFQAFNKLEKGGFLAVECGDGQFKEVRSIFEKASFKDIEVVKDLSGKDRVVVGFKKGVKNV from the coding sequence ATGAAACTTGTTAGGAGAGCTGCCGAAATCCTTTCGGAAAGAGGTATTCCGTCTCCCCGCCTTGATGCCGAGCTTCTTATGTGCCGTCTGCTTGGGTGGGACAGTAGAGTGAAGATCTATACTGATTATGATAGGCCACTTTCGGAGGATGAAGTTGATGCTTACCGTCAACTTATAAAGCGTCGCGTTAAAGGGGAACCTGTTGCTTACATAACTGGTGAAAAAGAGTTTTTTGGATTCAAATTTAAAGTAAATCCTGCCGTTTTGATTCCGAGGCCTGAGACGGAATTTTTAGTTGAGAAAAGTGTAGAGTTACTTAAAGTGATGGATAGAGAAAAACTCAGGATTGTTGATGTCGGCACGGGAAGCGGCTGTGTGATCATTTCAATTGCAAAACTGCTTAAAAAGAATGCTAAGTTTTTCGGAACGGATATTTCAAAGAATGCTCTTGCCGTTGCTGCTGAAAATGCAGATATTCACGGCTGTAATATTACGTTTTTAGAAACAGATTTGCTGGAAGGTATTGAAGGGCCATTTTCAGCGGTTGTTTCCAATCCGCCGTACATAGCCTATTCTGACAATCGAATAGAAGAAAATGTTAAGAAGTTTGAGCCGTCAACTGCCCTTTACGGTGGAGAGAGGGGAACTGAAATTATAGAAAGGCTTGCTTTTCAGGCTTTTAATAAGCTTGAAAAGGGCGGTTTTCTGGCTGTTGAATGTGGAGATGGACAGTTCAAAGAGGTCAGGAGTATTTTTGAAAAAGCTAGTTTTAAAGATATTGAGGTTGTGAAAGATCTTTCTGGGAAAGACCGTGTAGTTGTAGGTTTTAAAAAAGGAGTGAAAAATGTATAA
- a CDS encoding FeoA family protein, with product MKTLLDIEEGQTVEIKEIKGGPCFKRRLAAVGIFPGSKVRVVKNAPGPIIVEVEKSRFALGRGMARRIVVR from the coding sequence ATGAAAACACTACTTGACATAGAAGAGGGACAAACCGTTGAAATAAAAGAGATAAAAGGCGGTCCCTGTTTTAAAAGACGGCTAGCTGCCGTAGGCATATTTCCAGGAAGCAAGGTGCGGGTTGTAAAAAACGCTCCCGGGCCTATTATTGTGGAAGTGGAAAAGAGCCGTTTTGCCCTTGGAAGGGGAATGGCAAGAAGAATAGTAGTGAGGTAA
- the rpsI gene encoding 30S ribosomal protein S9, which translates to MAEMRYYGTGKRKTAIARVWIIPNGSGKITVNRQDAKDYFGRLALLKIMKQPFDVTGTNGRFDVWCTVKGGGKSAQADAVKFGIAKALLAFNPELRPVLKKAGFLTRDARIKERKKYGQRGARARYQWSKR; encoded by the coding sequence ATGGCTGAAATGAGATATTACGGAACTGGAAAAAGAAAAACGGCAATTGCAAGAGTCTGGATAATACCTAACGGCTCTGGCAAGATCACCGTTAACAGACAGGATGCAAAAGACTACTTTGGAAGACTTGCTCTTCTTAAAATAATGAAACAACCTTTTGATGTTACAGGAACAAACGGAAGATTTGACGTATGGTGCACGGTAAAGGGCGGAGGAAAGTCTGCTCAGGCAGATGCTGTTAAATTCGGCATCGCTAAAGCTCTCCTCGCATTTAACCCTGAACTAAGACCTGTTCTTAAAAAGGCAGGATTCCTTACAAGGGATGCACGTATCAAAGAAAGGAAGAAATACGGACAGAGAGGAGCACGTGCAAGGTATCAGTGGTCAAAGCGTTAA
- the murA gene encoding UDP-N-acetylglucosamine 1-carboxyvinyltransferase, with product MYKFLIKGGKLLNGKVKVSGSKNASLPIIFAAILTEDAVISNVPDLRDTRTAISLLKDMGFEAEFDNNKLHVMKGKRIKTEADYELVRTMRASVLTLGPLLARFGKARVSLPGGCAIGARPVDLHLKALSKLGADIKIEHGYINAVASNGLKGAEIVFDFPTVGGTENLLMAAVLAKGKTIIMNAAKEPEIVDLARALKRAGAIIEGEGTDTIEVEGVDSIGPINYTVMPDRIEAGTFVACVAAAGGEVIIEEFPHDVLGAVIDKFKDAGVVIEKIDNKTAFVKSEGKLRGTDITTEVYPGFPTDMQAQFMAVMCLADGVSVIKETIFENRFQHVLELQRLGADIKIDGNTAIVRGVDRLIGAKVMATDLRASASLVVAGLAAENTTEIYRIYHLERGYENLEMKLSFLGADIEKVKSDRPY from the coding sequence ATGTATAAGTTTCTTATAAAAGGTGGAAAGCTATTAAATGGGAAAGTAAAGGTTTCCGGCTCTAAAAATGCGAGTCTTCCTATCATTTTTGCGGCTATCTTGACAGAAGATGCCGTGATTTCAAATGTTCCGGATTTAAGAGATACAAGAACTGCTATTTCTTTGCTTAAAGATATGGGATTTGAGGCGGAGTTTGACAATAATAAACTGCATGTGATGAAAGGTAAAAGAATAAAGACGGAAGCCGACTACGAACTTGTCAGAACGATGAGAGCTTCTGTTCTTACACTCGGTCCTCTTCTTGCAAGATTTGGTAAGGCAAGAGTTTCTCTTCCTGGTGGCTGTGCCATAGGTGCAAGGCCGGTTGATCTTCATCTTAAAGCTCTCTCAAAGTTAGGAGCTGATATAAAGATAGAGCATGGTTACATAAATGCCGTTGCTTCCAATGGACTCAAAGGGGCTGAAATAGTTTTTGATTTTCCAACCGTAGGGGGCACGGAAAACCTTTTAATGGCGGCGGTTTTAGCAAAAGGAAAAACAATTATAATGAATGCGGCTAAAGAGCCAGAAATTGTTGATCTTGCTCGTGCATTAAAAAGGGCAGGAGCAATTATAGAGGGAGAGGGGACTGATACAATTGAAGTAGAGGGTGTGGATTCTATCGGACCAATAAATTATACGGTTATGCCTGACAGAATTGAGGCGGGAACGTTTGTTGCCTGTGTTGCTGCTGCCGGAGGCGAGGTGATTATAGAAGAGTTTCCTCACGATGTTCTGGGAGCGGTGATTGATAAGTTCAAAGATGCAGGCGTTGTTATAGAGAAAATTGACAATAAGACTGCCTTTGTTAAGAGTGAAGGCAAATTAAGAGGAACAGATATAACTACGGAAGTTTATCCCGGTTTTCCTACCGATATGCAGGCACAGTTTATGGCTGTAATGTGCCTTGCAGATGGTGTGTCGGTTATAAAAGAGACCATATTTGAAAATAGATTTCAACATGTTCTTGAGCTGCAACGTTTAGGGGCCGATATAAAGATAGACGGAAACACGGCTATTGTTAGAGGTGTTGACAGGCTTATAGGAGCCAAAGTTATGGCTACTGATTTAAGGGCAAGTGCTTCCCTCGTAGTTGCCGGCCTTGCCGCAGAAAATACGACGGAGATTTACAGAATATATCATCTTGAAAGAGGTTATGAAAATCTTGAGATGAAATTATCATTTCTCGGAGCGGATATAGAGAAGGTTAAGAGCGACAGGCCTTATTGA
- a CDS encoding mechanosensitive ion channel family protein encodes MLFFHENRITGGDVYLIIFTLTLLCFIQLIKVLLQKRIENRFLKALIESLSGILFFMAGFSLSKIVSSHILKFIFEDFSILIGSVYLTRAVFIAEQASSFPRIMTFFFLVCAFLTSTLSHLNILKIDENILYFIKKLFIVLSFLPLVGTLSSLLKGTLRSIVFTALLVFYVTISALWLSGFIVFDMRALIGIGLVAIVSFFYSFVETRGMEYVLLYFEKHFFRKRDALILVKNLRLFVTLVFIVVLKVILEQFFGIEKFFKVLKNIYFIETDLLRISLYNIILSVYYAFLLISLLNIFKKLIKLYFPKERRSIEGGSAEALIFNIGILFVFIVVLSSLGITWKVLLPVAGTLGVGIGFGLQTIMNNYLSGFILLFSKKLKIGDIVELPLSVPTLGNRDRNIFGKIEDIGILSTLIRTNDGVEIAIPNSNFISSPIVNFSHHDPLVRLRIPVGVAYSSNPDVVRRVILSVLDKMPGVLKAPKPSVWFWEFGDSALIFIASFWIDIRRDIKIEEIRSRFYYSVWRELKKAGVEIPFPQNDIWFKNALKVEIEKFKKGED; translated from the coding sequence ATGCTGTTTTTTCATGAGAACAGAATAACAGGCGGAGACGTTTATCTAATAATCTTTACACTTACGCTTTTGTGTTTTATTCAGCTTATTAAAGTTTTGCTTCAGAAGCGTATAGAAAACAGGTTTTTGAAGGCGCTCATTGAAAGTTTAAGCGGTATTTTGTTTTTTATGGCCGGATTTTCCCTTTCGAAAATAGTTTCGTCACATATTTTGAAATTTATTTTTGAAGATTTTTCGATTCTTATAGGTTCTGTTTATTTGACCAGAGCCGTTTTTATAGCGGAGCAGGCTTCATCTTTTCCGAGAATTATGACGTTTTTCTTCCTTGTTTGCGCATTTTTGACTTCAACTTTGAGCCACCTTAACATTTTGAAAATTGATGAGAATATTCTTTACTTTATTAAGAAACTTTTTATAGTTCTCTCTTTTCTGCCGTTGGTAGGCACTCTTTCATCACTTTTAAAGGGGACTTTGCGGAGTATAGTTTTTACTGCACTTCTTGTGTTTTATGTTACCATTTCGGCTCTCTGGCTTTCAGGATTTATCGTTTTTGATATGAGAGCCTTGATAGGTATAGGTTTGGTAGCTATTGTCAGTTTCTTCTACAGCTTTGTAGAAACAAGGGGTATGGAATATGTCCTTCTTTACTTTGAGAAGCACTTTTTCAGAAAGAGGGATGCTCTCATTCTGGTTAAAAATCTCAGGTTGTTTGTTACTCTTGTATTCATTGTTGTTTTGAAAGTTATCCTGGAACAGTTTTTCGGCATTGAGAAGTTTTTCAAGGTTTTAAAGAATATCTACTTTATAGAGACGGATCTTTTAAGAATCAGTCTCTATAACATTATTCTATCTGTCTATTATGCGTTTCTGCTTATCTCTCTTCTTAATATTTTTAAAAAGCTTATAAAGCTCTATTTTCCGAAAGAGAGGAGAAGCATAGAAGGTGGTTCTGCAGAGGCCCTTATCTTTAATATAGGTATATTGTTTGTTTTTATTGTTGTTCTTTCCTCTCTCGGGATAACGTGGAAAGTTCTGCTTCCTGTTGCCGGTACACTCGGTGTTGGTATTGGTTTCGGTCTTCAGACGATTATGAACAACTATTTGAGCGGTTTTATTCTTCTTTTCAGTAAAAAGTTAAAGATCGGAGATATAGTGGAGCTTCCGTTATCTGTACCGACTTTGGGAAACAGGGACAGAAACATTTTTGGTAAGATAGAAGATATAGGTATTCTTTCAACATTGATAAGGACAAACGATGGTGTGGAGATTGCCATTCCAAACTCCAATTTCATTTCATCGCCGATTGTTAACTTTTCTCATCATGATCCTCTGGTTCGTTTGCGAATTCCCGTTGGTGTCGCCTATTCTTCTAATCCCGATGTGGTGAGAAGGGTTATCCTTTCTGTTCTTGATAAGATGCCCGGCGTTCTGAAAGCGCCAAAGCCTTCTGTCTGGTTCTGGGAGTTTGGAGATAGTGCCCTTATTTTTATAGCTTCTTTCTGGATTGATATAAGAAGGGATATAAAGATAGAGGAAATAAGAAGTCGTTTCTATTATAGTGTCTGGAGAGAGCTTAAGAAAGCCGGTGTTGAGATACCATTTCCGCAAAATGATATATGGTTTAAGAATGCTCTTAAAGTTGAGATTGAAAAATTTAAAAAGGGAGAGGATTAG
- the obgE gene encoding GTPase ObgE, translating to MAKFIDRAKIYVKGGDGGNGCVAFRREKFVPKGGPAGGDGGRGGSVILVADSGMHTLLDFKHKRHFKAERGRHGEGNKRTGKSGEDMIIKVPVGTVVKDVETGKIIGDLTKPGDKLTVAKGGKGGRGNSAFATPTRRAPDFAEPGEPGEERWIELELKLIADVGLIGFPNAGKSTFLSRITAAKPEIADYPFTTLRPILGVAKVDDFSFVVADIPGLIEGAHAGKGLGHEFLRHVERTKLLLHLIDLSDPTREPEEAFEKINKELHLYSPKLSKKPQIVVGTKIDAVTNKSKIEKAKKYFESKGYPFFAISAVTGEGITELLRYIAEKVKEQKGE from the coding sequence ATGGCTAAATTTATCGATAGAGCAAAAATCTACGTTAAAGGCGGTGACGGCGGCAACGGTTGTGTCGCTTTCAGAAGGGAAAAGTTTGTTCCGAAAGGAGGTCCTGCAGGCGGTGACGGCGGCAGGGGCGGAAGTGTTATTTTAGTTGCTGACAGCGGTATGCACACACTCCTTGATTTCAAACATAAACGGCACTTCAAAGCCGAAAGAGGAAGACACGGAGAGGGCAACAAAAGAACGGGAAAAAGCGGCGAGGATATGATAATAAAAGTTCCGGTAGGAACAGTCGTTAAAGACGTAGAAACCGGAAAGATCATAGGAGACTTAACAAAACCGGGAGACAAACTTACAGTTGCAAAGGGCGGTAAAGGCGGCAGAGGCAACTCAGCCTTTGCAACACCCACAAGGAGAGCTCCTGACTTTGCAGAACCGGGAGAGCCGGGAGAAGAAAGATGGATTGAGCTTGAATTAAAGCTAATTGCAGATGTAGGATTAATAGGATTTCCGAATGCCGGAAAATCAACATTTCTTTCACGAATAACGGCTGCAAAACCGGAAATAGCCGACTATCCGTTTACAACCTTAAGACCTATACTCGGCGTTGCCAAGGTTGACGACTTCTCTTTTGTGGTAGCAGACATTCCGGGACTCATAGAAGGAGCACACGCAGGAAAAGGCCTGGGACACGAATTTCTGAGACATGTTGAAAGGACAAAGCTCCTTCTCCACCTGATAGACCTTTCTGACCCGACAAGAGAACCGGAAGAAGCATTTGAAAAAATAAACAAAGAACTGCACCTTTACTCACCAAAACTTTCCAAAAAACCGCAGATAGTTGTCGGAACAAAGATAGACGCGGTAACGAACAAATCCAAAATAGAGAAAGCAAAAAAGTATTTTGAAAGTAAAGGATACCCGTTCTTCGCAATATCCGCAGTTACAGGAGAAGGCATTACAGAACTTTTAAGATATATTGCCGAAAAGGTAAAAGAGCAGAAGGGAGAGTAG